TGCTTTCCCATCTCCAGCACGTGGGCCGTATGTGTCGCGCACACGTGGTATGGTCTCCTTCAGCGGGATTGGAATCGTTAACGTCCCCAGGAGGTCCTCCAGCCGACCAACCAGCATTTCGCGCACATCCTGTGTGGAGAGCACGTTCCCTGCAACGAAGCACTCGAGCAGGAGACCACTCTCCAAATACTGCTTCACAAAGGTGCAGTAGCCCTCGTACGTGGCGGCAGACTCGCACGCAATCATCTCGTTAAACAAGTAGTACGTGTGCCGCGTCGCTTTCTTCTGTGTCTCGTGGAGAACTTTGTAAGGCTGCGCCATCCCCACGTTCTTGAGCTTCTGCACGCCTGTCTCCAGGTACGTCGCGTACTCCTCCGCAGTACCCTGGAGCACCTGCACGGACAGCCCCTTGCGCACTACGGCGAAGAAAAACTCGTACAGCTTCTGCGACGGGCCCTCCACAGCAAAGCCCAGCCCCGTTGGCGAGAAGATCACCTCATTAGTGAGCGACGCTAGCATCGCGTAGTAGGCCATCTCCGTGAGTGCGTTGGACAGTATGCCGTGCATGACGCGCGTGTACAGCCGGTTCAGCGGGCTCGCGGACGCAACGGGTGAGAGAACgttgcaccgcagcgccatctTGAAGGTGCTGTGGTGCCCGGCATCCTTCCTCACATATGTCACGGCGTGCGGGGAGGCGATCtcgtccaccgcctcctcagcgGCCGGCGGGTAAATTGTGAAGTCTGTGGCGATGAAGGGGTTCGTGGACGGCAACGCCAGCTCCGGCGGATACGGCCCGCTGATGAGACTCTGCCACCGCGCCTCGTGCTCCTCCGGTATCTTAACCGTCTGGTACAGCGCCCTGTGAAAGCGCGAGACGTTGCTGACCCGCACCTGGGCGAAGGCCGGCAGCGAGAGAAACAGCTCCTCAGCCGACGCGTTACTCTCACTCGCTTGCTCCGTCTCCTCTGCGgtctcctcctcggcacTCTGGCtgtcctcgtcatcctcctcgtcatGCTGCTGTGCATGGCTCTCCACGGGGTTTCcctccgccggcgtggcgccggtggctgCATCGATCGGCATATCTCCCCACTGCATGACCATCACGCAGTTCTGCGGTGTCAGCTGACGCACATAGGCCAGAACCGCCTCCATATCGTCCTCGAGCACCACGTTGCCGCCGATCCAGCAGTGCTCCAGGTCCGTGGCGTTGGCGTTCTGCGCAAGCGCGACGCAGTGGTTCGCCGGCGAGCCAGCGTCAACGCTCTCAAAGAAGAggcgctcctccgccttcatCCCCTTGTACACCTCAGCGTCCACGCCATGCGCAATGGACTGGCCAATGCCCTGGTAGAGCAGGTCCACCACCTTCAGCGCGTTCCGGAACCCCTCCACTGTGAGTGTGACAGAGGCATCCAGGACTTCAAAGTCATCGTCCACGCGGTGGGAGCCGGCCAGCATGCCTGTCGCCCAGTTGCGCTTCTTCAGCACCCCGAGCACGGAGGTGTCGCACTCATGCCCGAGGAGGTGGGCAATGTacgccgacggcgttgtgcgccacgccgacgacggcgaccgcACCGCCCACATCAGCCGCAGCTCACGCATCTTCTGCACCGTGCGCACGTTGGTCCATGATCCGAGCGCGGCACTGGTGAACAGATGCTCGCCGGCCTCGAGGAAGGAAAAGCGCGGAACGGCCCCCTGCTTCATCCGCGCGAGCGGCCCCTCGATGAGGCTCAGCACCTCGTCGGCTGATCGCATGCTCACCACCACAATCGTCGCTCCATCCGCCAAGTAGTAGCGGGAGTGGAACGTTTTGAGCGACTCGCGCACGTCGATTccccgtcgctgcggctcgTCCCGCAGGGTGGTGAGGTTGCCATTGCCGTAGCGGCTGCGTGGGTGCTTAGGGTTGCAGAAGTCACGGATCAGCTCGTCGAGACGCCAGTAGTCGCTATTGTGGTTCTTCTCGTCCTCGCTGTGCACCGCGTTCACCTCCCGGGCCACCGCACCGGCACTGAAGCTGGGAGACGCGAAGAACTCCACAAACCGCTCTAGCGCCCCCTCGAGGCTGCCATCGCTGACGCTGAAGTAGTACACCGTATCGCAGTCTTCGGTGAAGGCGTTGGTGAGGCCGCTTGCTTTGGACACGAAACTGTCGAACTCGTCCTCCTTGGGGAACTTCTCTGTTCCCATAAAGAGCATGTGCTCGCAGAAGTGCGCCAGTCCAGGCAGCTCTACGGGGTCGTTCAGCTGGCCTGCACGAATGCacatggccgccgccggcattTTCGCGTTCGCATCCTGCACGATGACGCACTTGACGCCGTTGCTCAGGACATAGCCAGAGTACTTCGCGCGGATTACCGCTGGTGTGATTATGTGCTGGGCGACGCTTGCCATTGCCGCTTGTCGCGCTGGGTGGGTGCAGGCGAGGCAACACGAGCCTGTGATTTGTGTCAACGTGGAAAACGAACCGCAAGAGGAACGTGGATTTGAAAGGCAGAGCGTGAAAGATAAGATGGGCTGGGGAAGCGCGACGGCAGTTGCCATGGAAGTAGAGTGAGTTAGTAGCAACGAGGAAGAGGCTGCGTCACATAAGAAAGGGATTGAGAGACAGTCGTAGAGAGGCTCTAAGGCTTCCGCGAGCCGGGACTTTGGTTTGCCCTACCACCCATCAGCCgcttgcatgtgtgtatCAGTGAGAAGTGGAGAAGCTAAGCAGGCCGCTGTGAAAAAGGTAGCTGGCAGGACTCCAACAAGGAGCCTGTCGTTGTATCTTGTATTCCTCTGTGTCTCAGGGGGCCCAGGAAAGAGATTTTTCCTTGGTTCTTCTGTAAGGACGTTCTGTTTCTGCACTGCAACCAAGTCCCTGATGACGAGAGACACCTCAGCGTCGCATAGGGTTCCagtacccccccccaccctatccctgccaatgcagAGCAACATCaggtggtggcagggtcaAGCTCCTGCGATGTGGGGAGGTCCGAGtgatgtatcgctgctgatgtcggcgctCAGGTCCTCGATGGTGTTGCGCAGGAGCGACCACTGGCGTTGCACATTCTTTTACCACAcatgtgatgggcagagtgCCAACATGATTTGAACGTACTCCATCGGGCCCTCATACTGCCCACTGGTGAAGGGAGCCTATGCCACCCCGAGGAACACACCGTGTGGCTACCAGCACAATGAGAACGGCTGTGTGGTGACCTGCGAGGCAGATGATTAGTAAAGCTTGAAGTAGCGGCCATGTTCTCAGAAAGCCAAGTCGGCGCATCGCTGTAACGCAGGCGTTCAGCGCGGcttggcaccacgcgatggggcctgtgacaaGCTGGGGGCTTGAGTGGAATTGCGCGCATTCCTTATGGCAGAAGGAAAACGTTGGAGAAAGAAATCACCACCGTAATCGCCTGCACAGGCCCGCAGAGGCGCCTGTACTCCACAAGCGCGTTGCCACGACAGGCACGCCCCGAGACCGACAGCGAGCTGCGGTGTCGAGCACCAAAGAAACTTCTGTTGCGTCCGACAAGAGGGCATCCGGGCATGTGGAAGAAACGCATAACTGAGCAGTACTCTCACCTGTACGACAACGGGTCCTTCAGGTGCGTGCTCGCGCCACCTTCGGCCCACTTGTATTCCACCTCCTCATCCGCGTGAacggagccgctgctgcagccatTCGCAGCATTAGCGAGGGACTGTTCAAACGGCGTCTCCTGGTTGCCAACGGCGTCGAGGGGCAGACACCCGTCCGATCGCTCTTGATCTAGCACGGTCTCGTGGCGCCCGCCGTTCCTTGTGACCGGGAGAAGGAAGAACAGCGAAACGCGAACAAATATAAAGAGAAAGCAGCCAATCATGAAGAAGCGCATGTATTTCTCGGTGTCGCCGGAGACATAGCCATCCGTCGTCGAGCCCGGCTGCTCGTAGACGTACATACGCATCTTTGGATCCCTCCAGCCCCCTCTGTTTTGCTCTTCCGCtttctgttgctgctgagcgcTATACTTCCATTTGCCATCCTTGACAGCCTCGTACGCCTCGTTCACCGCCGCAAATCGCGCTGCGTTACCCTCTGCCCCGCTATCTGGGTGGAACCGTAGTGCCAAACGGTGATACGCCTTCTTGATTTCGTCTTTGGTGGCGTCCGGCTTTACGCCGAGAATCTTGTACGGGTCAAACGGGCCGGCGCCCGCAGCACCCAGCAAGCGCCGTGAGAGGCGGAGCATGCTTGCTAGCCGGTGTGTGCTCTACGGCCCGTGAACGTTCAACTGCGCACAGCAACGAAAACGTTGGCCAGTTCTGGTGGTGCGCGTGGTTGTGTCGCAGTCACCCAACGGGGGCGAGAAGTGATCAAGCAGGggagcaacaaaaaaagagggacGAAAAGAGCAATGAGGCGCACGtaggagaaggagggagacTGGAGGAGCTCGGCACCAGAAGCAGCAACGGTCACCGGAAGGGGGTCACAGAGAGTGAAAAACACTACTTGATTCGCAGAGGTTCAAAAGGTGGCGCGAAGCAACCACCTCCGCTGCAAGTGGCGAAATCGGTGAAAACGCCGGCTAGCCTTGACAGGCAGCGTTGGGTACGACTCAACTGCGGGAAGGTGTAGTGCGCTCATCGAAAAGAACAACGAAATTGCCTCACGCGGTCAGTTCATGTAATTTTTTGCTTTGTGGTTCGTCATGTACGTGCTGTATCGAAATTGCCGCCCGCACGCGGTacaagcagcggcgcaaaAGGGAAGTAGTCGGACATGGCGCGCAGAAAGACGCTGAGTATGTCGCCTTGTTCACCGTCGTATCGTCGGCAAAGTAGCAGGTTTTCTGTGTCGCAGGGGTGTACAAGCCACATGTACTGACCCAGCTCCTGGTTCCATGAGAAGCTCACGAGCGGTCGACGCAACGCCCCCGCCACATCGGCCGGTTCCACAGTCGACGGTGCGTTTACAAACGTCAGATTCGGCACCGCCATCCGCAGACCCTCGAGGCTCGTGACGGTAGAGTTGTAGAAGCCCAACTGTGGGACAGCGAAGTCGGCGTTGAAAAGGACACACACTGTGATGAGGACCGCGCTTGCGGACCCCTCAAATGAGCTACACACATTGTATGTCGCCTCCAGCCATTCCACAGGTGCCCCCAAAGGGTCGCGCTTCGATCGGAGCTCCCACGGTGAGTCTGCGCACCGTTGGCGTGCGAACTGTGCGAAGCTTGCTCGTGTGCAGTGCACCGAAGCAGTGTCCGTTTTCATCGTCTcgtgaggaggagaggcaggaaGACCTGCCGCACGCAATCGGCACCGCTGAGGGGCGACTTCTGTGAGTCGAAGCCGTGTAGCACGTGACGACATAGGGAGATGAGGGACTGAATGAGGCGGATGAAAAGGCAATATGTAAACCACATAGCGCGCCACACAACATCGGCACACGAGGGCCGCCTCAGAGCAGTCCATGCCGCAGGCAGCCGAACAGAGAGGGGCAGCTTTTCTACTCGAGATAAACACATGCGGTAAGACAGGGAGGCGATACGGTCCACAGACTCGTGCTCTCCatggcgcggctgcaccaGGGCTATTCACGCGTGCTCTGTACTGGCGCCCTTACCACCACAGATAACCAAAGCAGAAGCGACCACacaaacgcgcacgcgccactGAGAATGTCAACAACGATAACGTCGCCAACGTGATCAGCATTGCATTGCCGCACACCGAGGAGTTTCCTGCACAACACACACGGCCAAAAATCACCTGAAGCACTACGGTGCGTGCACAGAAGAAGGTGATCTAATACGGCTGCACCTTTTTCACGTGCAGTGGCGGCAGGCAAAGGTCTACAGTATAGcgaatatatatatatatatatatatatgcagAAACGACATGGTACACAATGATGGGGATAAGCAAGGGAGAAAAAATCTAACGTTACGGCTTGAGTAAGGGTGAcgggggagaggcggcgtAGAAGGCAACtaagaaaaagaagagcatCGCCCTACGTGAAAGAGGGATAGACGATGCGTGTGCTCTCTGGGCTGAGTGTTCCTGTGCGAGAAAGAAACACGTACACATAGAACAAAAGGGGAGGCGCTACGGAGATGGCAAGCATGAGTCGTCATGACCGAGCCTACGTGCTGCAATGGCACATGTTTcgcacccctcccctacccccccccagcacacacacacacacacacacacacacacacacaccgctgcAGGGGAAAGCGGGACTACAGTGCACTTGGAAGAGGGGAACTCCACCGATGGACTTATCAGCGCTTAGGAGGGACGCTGCTGTCCTCTACTCCACAAGAAACGCGTCATCGAGAAGGAAAACTGCAAAGCCGCACAGAGATTGCGGCCCAAACGTTCGCCCTCTAGTTGTCTGCGCTTAGCACCAATGAAAAGTCGAGAGAAAGCATACTGCACTAGCAGCACccgctcttcgccttctgGGGCTTGCATTTGGCGCCTGCACCACTTGAGGAAACattcgcctccgcctgctTCGCTGCAGACTTGGCGTCAGCCCCTGGCGCAGCACACAGCTTCTGAAGCTCCTCTGCGCGCCTCTCAGCGGCCTGTCGAACCACGCGCTCCTCTGTTAGgtgccgctccagctccttgaTGCGCTCCTCGAGTGCGCTCGTGCTCTCACCAGCAGTCGCTGGCATCGGCTCCGAGCGCGACGTTTCATAGTTCCCCAACGCTGAAGTGTACGACTGAggctcctccctctgccgTTGTTCGATCtgcgcccgctgcgccgcaacctgcagctccgcctcacAGCGAGCGGCCTCTGACTGCCTGTGGGCCACAACGAGATCATCGTACTTTCTTTGCGCCTCCGCGCAGTCCCTCTCCAAGGCGTCCAACCGCTGCAGCATTGCCCTCTCTTTGgcctcctgctgcttcgcGGCACCACGCTCAGATGGGCCCGGCGACGCCTTCGACGAATCAGGCttggaggtggcggtggacgCTTTGAGCGCCTTACGCGCCTGCTCCGCTTCTGCGGCCGCCTTCCTTTCTTGGTCCTTGCTCCTCTCCAGGTCcgcctgcagccgcgccacgtGTGCCTCCAGTTCGCGGATGCGCTGGTCGctcgccgccatctcctccgcctgccgATGATCAGCCGCGAGGTCTTGTGGGATACGCTTCCGCACAGAGCGCGGTGTGCGAGAGTGTGGCGTTGGTGTTGCCGTCCGCGGGGTGAACTCCTCATCACtttgcagcagctgctgctgcatgcgatgctgctgctgcaggcgctcgcACCAAGCCTTGAGTAAGGCGACCTCGCGTGCTGCGTTCTGCTGGCATGCAACGGTGTCCCTTCGTGCTGCGTCGCATTGCTCCTGCGAGATCTGCAGCGCCTTTCGCAGCTGGTCCACCTCCCTCCGTGGAACGCGATCGTCTGCGCTGACGGCTTGCGATGCAAGCTGCTCAAACTGAGCCCGCGCACTGGCTTCATCTTCGAGATCTCTCTTcaccttctccatctcccgCTTCAGTGCGGCCTTCTCAACCTCGTCCCTGTTCCGTGCCCtccgcatctcctccagcttcttctccgcctcagCTAGCTTTTTGCGATCAGACTCGGCCTTTTGCACATGTAGTACTGGAACACTtgacgccgccagcgccctctgtgcttccttctctaccttctcgcgcgccgcctgctcctTAGCTAGGGCAtctctcgcctccgccgcgacAGCCTCGGCACTCTCGCGCGCCTGGCGCTCCTTTACGAGGTCGGCCTGCGCCTTGCGGGCGTCATCGGCGACGGCCTTCAGTTTCCGCATGTTATCTGCCACCTGTTTCGGGTCGGGCGCACTCGCGGCAGCCACCTTCGCCTCGAGCGCCTTTGCctgcgcccgcagcgccgccacctcggtCTCAGCCCTGCTTCGCGCTGcctgctccttctccagtGCATCCCTATACGCCTTCAGCTCTTCCTGAAACGGAAATGCGCGCTGCTTctcgtcctcggcggcggccttcgGCGATGTCTGCTGCGCCGATAGCTCGTCGTTGCGTTTCCTCAGACTggtgagctcctcctccttttgcGCAACCTCCCGCGCAGCCTGCGCCTTTGCagcctccgccttcttcctctctgcctcAGAGGCTGTGAgttgctgccgcacctcggCTAGCTCCTTCAAGAGTTTGTCGTTGGCCTCCTTGcaggctgctgcggtggtcTTCTCTTTCCGCGTATTCTCTCGCTCCCGTGTCAGATCGTCTTCGGCGCGCTTCTGGTATCGTTGAGCTCGCGTGGCAGAAGCCCTAGCTTCCTCCAGCTCCGTCGTCAGCTGCTGGCACTTTGCTGTCAAGTCCTcttcgcgctgctggcgctcaatgcaggcgcgccgcgtgcgctcTGCCACTGTCATGGCCTCTACCATCACCGAGGTCTCCCGCTCAGCAGCGAGTCGAATACCATCCACCTGCACCTCGCCCTTGAGACGCGCCAGCGCACTGTCTTCCTCCCCACGCTGCACATCCGCCGTgatgtggcggcgccgcagcgcatcctCCATGGCCCGCTGGTGGAACTGGTCAGCGCGGTTGCTTTCACGCGTCGCCTCgtccgcctccctctgcagcagctccacgatCTCCTGCTCTGTCATGTACTTCAGACGCTCCGCACGCTCACGATCGCGGAACTCGACCCAGAAGTCATGttcctcgcgcagcagcttcgacCGCTCCGCAcgctcccgctcctcctgcATGTACCGAATAACGCGCTGCTTTCGCAGGAACTCATCGAGCGACTGCACCTCATCGCGCACGCTGGAGCGCCGGCTGAGGCGGCTGCTAAAGCGCGAGCTCGCCAGGctgtcgcggcggctgcggttaAAGGGGTAGTCGGTACGGGAGTGATCCGGCGTGTCGGCCCCCAACTCCACGCTGATTTCTACACGAGGCAGTGACATGGgaacagcgccaccaccgatATAGTGGAGAAGCTAGAAAGCGAAAAGGTGtccgcagccaccgcaggTTCTGCACCCTCTTCGCCGATGACGTGCGATGCTGAGAATGAAAAGTGGCGGTTGGCGCTAGGTACACAGTATGCGGGAGGTACGAACGTCAAACCCATGGACCAAGACGGGACAGGAGAGAGATAAAAGCCAACATGATCGTGTCAGGGATAGGCATCCCTCAACGAAGGAACTAAACATTACAATCCTTTTCCCGTGTCGGCATGCCCACTACCCATCAGAAaccgaggaggagacacACATCCCCGTCGCCTGTGCGGCACGATAGGTGCCGCTTTCCACTGCTAACTTTCTCTTCAGCTCCTTCGTTGTTGTTcaacagaagaaaaacaacagAAGCCCACAAAAGGGAAGGGGTGAAAAGCGATAGAGACGGCGGAGCGGTGTCGCCATTGCACGTTGACGAGCCTGCGCGATTCCACTTCGTTCTGTTGTCTACTTTGCCACCCATTTCATCatcccccccctcctcacggGCGCTGATAGAAGAAGGCGTCGCgcaaaagagagagaaacggcAAAAGTGCAAGAAAACGGCACGCAGAGCGAAAAAGACACAAAGACAAACCGCTGTAGCGGCCGCCGTCCCTTCGCCCACACCCCACCTTACATATATAGCTGATTAATGGTGGACACCAACAGAGGCACAAGCACTCGCATTCAAGCCTTCGCTGTGCACTACACGTTCCGATGGCGCGACGTCGACGCCAACAGTGGGTGTGGTCAGCCCCCACCGCTGTTCAGCTCGAATTCTCGCAGGCCCCGCGCCCCTGCCCcgtcaaaaaaaaaatcatcgaagaggagaggcacacacatgtCTGCCAGAGTGGCAACCTCCGCAAAGGTCGGTGTGATCGCGCGCTCACTGTTTCTTGCGACATTCCAGCTTTGCCTTAATGGCGCGCATCTTCTTGTCGTACTCCGCCTTCGACACCTTCATGCGCCGCACAAACTCCGCTTGCATCCCACCAGCCTCGCGAACTTGGTCACCGTAGCGCTTGCGCATGTGCGGTTCCTCAACGACAGCCTCAAAGATCTTCGCAGCCGCGTGGGACATCATagccaccaccagcaccaccgggCTGCCGGACAGCAGTGCGATGCCGTAGTAGGCTGACATTCCGAGCGACGAGTCTGGGTTATTTAGATAGCGGTAGATGCCGCTGTAGTTCAGCTTTGCCGGGACGTTCTCGATGAAGAAGTCACCGTAGAAGTAGCCGTAGTCACCGATGGCCTCGTATATGCTCCAGCTCACGTACGCGTTGATGCCGACAAGAAGCGTGCCGACGATCATCACGAAGCAGCGTGCCTCGCCACTGCTGAAAAGCGGCATCGCCCAGGTAAAGTACTTgacggcgcagaggcagTAGGACAGGTTTGTGATTGTGACACTCGCGTTGTAGATGCGCTTCCAGTTGTTGAAGGCGGCCTGCGGCGAGGCGTAGTTCCGGGAGAACCACTTCTCGCACGACTCCCGCTTCAGCAGGTAGCCGAGAAAGCCGTTGTGAAAGAGACGCCAGGCCATCACGTGAGCCGCGTAGACCCACGCcgggaggggcagcagcagcgtcgccagcagATAGATGATCGTCAAGGCTAAAAGAAGGTCACTGGCGCGGAATATGTCGAAGTGCATGAGCACCACAAGCTCGTTGTGCTCCAGGTAGGCCTCACTACCGTTCCCGTACAGCACggcatgccgctgctgctcctccggCGTCGGTGACGACAGTACGTTATAGGTGCGGTCAATGTGCGGATTCTCCACAAACGCCAGGAACGCCAGCTGGCACAGGTGCCCAAAGACGCTCATGTAGAAGAGCGTGTAGGACTTGGCCATGACCGGCACGCCATACATGAAGGCGTAGCCGACCGTATACATCGGATGTGGGAACATTTGGAAGATGCCGTCGAAGGTGAGGTTTTTGtcgaggagaaagaaaaagtcGCCCCAGTACCAGGCGAAGTCGCCAATGACGCGGTGCGCGTCGAACTTGCTCCAGAGTGCAAAcgcgatggaggcgcagcCAAATACGAAACAGCAAATGTCCATGGGCGATCTGAGGCTCATCTTCTCCCAGCAGACAACCGAAAGCACGCAGTACGAGACAAGGTCGTTGGCGAGAATGACGTTCTCAATCTGGCGGAACAGCATCCAAGCGTTGAACTCGTCCGGAAAACTGGACACCTTGTACTCGGTGTTGTCCTGGAAGACAACGGACGCCTCCAGAAGGCGTCGGGTAATCGGGTAATCGTTGACAATGCGACGGTAGAACTTAAGGAAAGAGCCGTACCGCGAGTGGTAGTGCAGAATGGCACCGATGCCAATGTTGTACGCGAGTCGCCAGAAGGCAAAGTGAGCGCAGAAGAACCACATAGGCAGCCCGTGGGTGAAGTAGAGCAGCCCCGTCATCCCCACGGCGAACCAGGACGCGATCCAGATGAGCGTCGCCGGACTCCGCCACGACTTGGGTGTCAAGAGTGCGTCCATCACTGACATGGTGTCCGGAACACGGAACCGGGTGCCGTCATGCAGGAGACCGTAGCTCTCCCCGTCCtcggaggaggtgagggaCAGCTTTGCGCTCCCAGACGCGCTTTCGACAGACATCTTTTCcgtctctttctgtgtgcgtctcgTCGGCCAACGCTACCAAAAGTAATGACCGAGGCAGTGCGTGGAATGCCGTGAATGACTGCAAAGGCTTCTAGTCGATGGACGCCAACGCTGACGCAGAGGCTGTGGCTCAAATGTTGATCGAGCGAAGCCGCTTGGGAGGAGCGAGCAATAAGCAGAGAAGGCCCCTGAGGACTAAGGGGAGGTTTCGATAGAAGGGAAACAAAAGAAGTACGCCACCAATCATCTCGCTGCGGAGAGCGCTCTCACCCACCGCGCCAACGTcaacgaaaaaaagggtTATCAGGAGATGGCAAGCAAGAATGAGGAGCAACATAAAAGATGTAAGTTGCAACGCATAACGAGCGTGCTTCGCGACACGTACTTCTCAACTAAACAAGGTGCCATACTCACCCTCAACCAAACTCTCGGCCTGCACCAGAGTAGGCGATTCGTACCACTCAGCTCTGGCACAGTGCAGCTGGAAGTCAGAGACTTCATCACCAGCACCCATTTGCAAATTTTGATTCTTGCAAAGATGTGTGCTCACGATGTGTGCCAATCCAAGCCATTCTCTACGCCATGCGTGCCGAGGTGTAAACACCGCACATGAGGGCATCCGCCCCGCCCACACACATCAGGCGTACAGTGATTCCAACAAAATCAAAAGGacaggagagaagagaaaggagtGAAGGGCAGCtcacaacaaagaaaaacagaaaaaaaaacccTCGCGCAGGCCTCCTCGCGAACGTCCGGGGCGACACAAGGGGTGGAGCCACACTGCATCACTCCTTCTGCACGACGGTGGCAAGCACGTGGTCGCTGCCGaccacctccccctccttaACAAGAAACGACACCTGGCcgtcctgcagcgccttgaCGGGGTGCTCCATCTTCATCGCCTCCACGATCATGAGAGCCTGTCCCTTGTCGACGAAGTCGCCGCTATTCACGAGAAACTTGGACACTTTGCCAGGCATCGGGCTCACGATCTTCGCCGAGGTACCACCCGCCATTGATGCGTCTCCAAATCCGTCTGTCAGTGGCAGTAGGCGAATCTGGTGCAGCCCAAAGCTGCCAATGATTGTCACATCGCCTTCCGTCGCGACGGCCAACACCGTGTGGCGCATGCCATTCTCGAAGAGGAACGTGAAATCGTTCACGATGCTCCTCTGGTCACGGTGCTTCGAGGTCACAGGGCCAGAGCCCACCGCAAACGATCCCTCATGATCCCACACGCTGAAGAAGATCTTGTGATAGTTTGCACCCTCCGTGTGCAGGCGCACCTCTACCGGGCGGTTGTCAATGTAGAAGTGAACGGTGGCATTGGTGTCGCCGTTGAGGCGGAACGCACCACGCCAATTATCGCAGCGGTTCAGCAGCCAAGCGGTGGCAGCCATGGCCGCTACCTCCGGCGTCACCGCTGGAGCGTTGAG
This window of the Leishmania donovani BPK282A1 complete genome, chromosome 31 genome carries:
- a CDS encoding phosphoglycan beta 1,3 galactosyltransferase 5, yielding MATAVALPQPILSFTLCLSNPRSSCGSFSTLTQITGSCCLACTHPARQAAMASVAQHIITPAVIRAKYSGYVLSNGVKCVIVQDANAKMPAAAMCIRAGQLNDPVELPGLAHFCEHMLFMGTEKFPKEDEFDSFVSKASGLTNAFTEDCDTVYYFSVSDGSLEGALERFVEFFASPSFSAGAVAREVNAVHSEDEKNHNSDYWRLDELIRDFCNPKHPRSRYGNGNLTTLRDEPQRRGIDVRESLKTFHSRYYLADGATIVVVSMRSADEVLSLIEGPLARMKQGAVPRFSFLEAGEHLFTSAALGSWTNVRTVQKMRELRLMWAVRSPSSAWRTTPSAYIAHLLGHECDTSVLGVLKKRNWATGMLAGSHRVDDDFEVLDASVTLTVEGFRNALKVVDLLYQGIGQSIAHGVDAEVYKGMKAEERLFFESVDAGSPANHCVALAQNANATDLEHCWIGGNVVLEDDMEAVLAYVRQLTPQNCVMVMQWGDMPIDAATGATPAEGNPVESHAQQHDEEDDEDSQSAEEETAEETEQASESNASAEELFLSLPAFAQVRVSNVSRFHRALYQTVKIPEEHEARWQSLISGPYPPELALPSTNPFIATDFTIYPPAAEEAVDEIASPHAVTYVRKDAGHHSTFKMALRCNVLSPVASASPLNRLYTRVMHGILSNALTEMAYYAMLASLTNEVIFSPTGLGFAVEGPSQKLYEFFFAVVRKGLSVQVLQGTAEEYATYLETGVQKLKNVGMAQPYKVLHETQKKATRHTYYLFNEMIACESAATYEGYCTFVKQYLESGLLLECFVAGNVLSTQDVREMLVGRLEDLLGTLTIPIPLKETIPRVRDTYGPRAGDGKANESVLCSFDVLSMPPSNPADPNAAVVVDVIIGEATPRVMALTDTAMKLISSSFFNVLRTREALGYVVFAESSVDYCTAHALFVVQSALKDVDCVYLLSRIVAFLSAVEAQLDTVCSAEEVEKVKRGLIAALEKVPDSVEGDVKRLEGEYVSLSKFESRQRTIAALLAITAEDVKSHLRNYFFNNRSESRALALCINNARTVAADVLAEPGNRRVPLPSVRSRQEDSDDAPGDASEDTEPLTLPTFSDGSSCVEITSYASALEYQHGLCLVKCNAY
- a CDS encoding phosphatidylethanolaminen-methyltransferase-lik e protein is translated as MSVESASGSAKLSLTSSEDGESYGLLHDGTRFRVPDTMSVMDALLTPKSWRSPATLIWIASWFAVGMTGLLYFTHGLPMWFFCAHFAFWRLAYNIGIGAILHYHSRYGSFLKFYRRIVNDYPITRRLLEASVVFQDNTEYKVSSFPDEFNAWMLFRQIENVILANDLVSYCVLSVVCWEKMSLRSPMDICCFVFGCASIAFALWSKFDAHRVIGDFAWYWGDFFFLLDKNLTFDGIFQMFPHPMYTVGYAFMYGVPVMAKSYTLFYMSVFGHLCQLAFLAFVENPHIDRTYNVLSSPTPEEQQRHAVLYGNGSEAYLEHNELVVLMHFDIFRASDLLLALTIIYLLATLLLPLPAWVYAAHVMAWRLFHNGFLGYLLKRESCEKWFSRNYASPQAAFNNWKRIYNASVTITNLSYCLCAVKYFTWAMPLFSSGEARCFVMIVGTLLVGINAYVSWSIYEAIGDYGYFYGDFFIENVPAKLNYSGIYRYLNNPDSSLGMSAYYGIALLSGSPVVLVVAMMSHAAAKIFEAVVEEPHMRKRYGDQVREAGGMQAEFVRRMKVSKAEYDKKMRAIKAKLECRKKQ